From Cronobacter turicensis z3032, the proteins below share one genomic window:
- the kdpB gene encoding Potassium-transporting ATPase B chain: MTIAESLSMSRKQMALFESSLVRQALFDALKKLSPRAQWRNPVMFIVWVGSLLTTLIAVAIAAGKLPGEARFTGAISLWLWFTVLFANFAEALAEGRSKAQANSLKGVKKTAFARKLRAPHHDAQLDHIPAADLRKGDIVLVEAGDIIPCDGEVIEGGASVDESAITGESAPVIRESGGDFASVTGGTRILSDWLVIQCSVNPGETFLDRMIAMVESAERRKTPNEIALTILLVALTIVFLLATATLYPFSQYGGTAVSVTVLVALLVCLIPTTIGGLLSAIGVAGMSRMLGANVIATSGRAVEAAGDVDVLLLDKTGTITLGNRQASDFLPAPGVSEKTLADAAQLASLADETPEGRSIVVLAKQRFNLRERDVQSLQATFVPFTAQTRMSGINVQDRMIRKGSVDAIRRHVEANGGQFPAQVDTLVEGVARSGGTPLVVAEGAQVLGVIALKDIVKGGIKERFAQLRKMGIKTVMITGDNRLTAAAIAAEAGVDDFLSEATPEAKLALIRQYQAEGRLVAMTGDGTNDAPALAQADVAVAMNSGTQAAKEAGNMVDLDSNPTKLIEVVHIGKQMLMTRGSLTTFSIANDVAKYFAIIPAAFAATYPQLNALNVMHLHSPASAILSAVIFNALIIVFLIPLALKGVSYKPLAAAAMLRRNLWIYGLGGLVVPFIGIKLIDLLLTLSGLV; encoded by the coding sequence ATGACCATTGCGGAGTCGCTATCCATGAGTCGCAAGCAAATGGCCCTGTTTGAATCCTCGCTGGTTCGTCAGGCGCTTTTCGATGCTCTGAAAAAACTGAGTCCGCGCGCCCAGTGGCGCAACCCGGTCATGTTTATCGTGTGGGTCGGCAGCCTCTTGACCACGCTGATTGCCGTGGCGATCGCCGCCGGAAAACTGCCCGGCGAGGCGCGGTTTACCGGCGCCATCAGCCTGTGGCTGTGGTTTACGGTGCTGTTCGCCAATTTCGCCGAAGCCCTGGCGGAAGGCCGCAGCAAAGCCCAGGCCAATAGCCTGAAAGGGGTGAAAAAGACCGCGTTCGCCCGCAAGCTGCGCGCGCCGCATCACGACGCTCAGCTGGATCACATCCCCGCCGCTGACCTGCGTAAAGGCGATATTGTCCTGGTCGAAGCGGGCGACATTATCCCGTGCGACGGCGAGGTTATCGAAGGCGGCGCGTCGGTGGATGAGAGCGCCATTACCGGCGAATCGGCGCCGGTTATCCGTGAATCGGGCGGCGATTTCGCCTCGGTGACCGGCGGCACGCGTATTCTTTCCGACTGGCTGGTTATCCAGTGCAGCGTCAACCCCGGTGAGACGTTCCTTGACCGTATGATTGCGATGGTGGAGAGCGCCGAGCGGCGCAAAACCCCTAACGAAATCGCGCTGACCATCCTGCTGGTAGCGCTGACGATTGTCTTTCTGCTGGCGACCGCCACGCTCTACCCGTTCTCGCAATACGGCGGCACGGCGGTCAGCGTGACGGTGCTGGTGGCGCTGCTGGTGTGTCTGATCCCGACCACCATCGGCGGGCTGCTCTCGGCCATCGGCGTGGCGGGCATGAGCCGGATGCTTGGCGCGAATGTTATCGCCACCAGCGGCCGCGCGGTGGAAGCCGCAGGCGATGTGGACGTCCTGTTGCTGGATAAAACCGGCACCATCACGCTCGGCAACCGCCAGGCGTCTGACTTCCTGCCCGCCCCCGGCGTGAGTGAAAAAACGCTCGCCGACGCCGCCCAGCTGGCCTCGCTTGCCGATGAAACGCCGGAAGGCCGCAGCATCGTGGTGCTGGCGAAGCAGCGCTTTAACCTGCGCGAGCGCGACGTCCAGAGTCTTCAGGCCACTTTTGTGCCCTTCACCGCGCAGACGCGCATGAGCGGCATCAACGTGCAGGACCGCATGATCCGCAAAGGCTCGGTGGACGCCATTCGCCGCCATGTGGAAGCCAACGGCGGCCAGTTCCCGGCGCAGGTCGACACGCTGGTGGAAGGCGTGGCGCGCTCCGGGGGCACGCCGCTGGTGGTGGCCGAAGGCGCGCAGGTGCTCGGCGTTATCGCCCTTAAAGATATCGTCAAAGGCGGCATTAAAGAGCGCTTCGCGCAGCTGCGCAAAATGGGCATTAAGACCGTGATGATCACCGGCGATAACCGGCTGACCGCCGCCGCCATCGCCGCCGAAGCGGGCGTGGACGATTTTCTCTCCGAAGCGACGCCGGAGGCGAAACTGGCGCTGATCCGCCAGTATCAGGCCGAAGGACGGCTGGTGGCGATGACCGGCGACGGCACCAACGACGCCCCGGCGCTGGCCCAGGCCGATGTGGCGGTGGCAATGAACTCCGGCACCCAGGCGGCGAAAGAAGCGGGCAACATGGTGGATCTCGATTCCAACCCCACCAAGCTTATCGAAGTGGTGCACATTGGCAAACAGATGCTGATGACGCGCGGCTCGCTGACGACGTTCAGTATCGCCAACGACGTGGCGAAATATTTCGCCATTATCCCGGCGGCGTTCGCGGCGACCTATCCGCAGTTGAACGCGCTGAACGTGATGCACCTGCATTCGCCGGCATCGGCCATTCTCAGCGCCGTTATCTTTAACGCGCTGATTATCGTCTTTCTGATCCCGCTGGCGCTGAAAGGCGTGAGTTACAAACCGCTCGCGGCGGCGGCGATGCTGCGCCGCAACCTGTGGATTTACGGTCTGGGCGGGCTGGTGGTGCCGTTTATCGGCATCAAGCTCATCGACCTGCTGTTAACGCTGTCTGGTCTGGTTTAA
- the kdpA gene encoding Potassium-transporting ATPase A chain produces MAKPLGSLLARLINGDPLPGVGGVERVLWAVLGIRQEEMDWKRYLLAILLFNTLGLVLLFTILMCQGVLPLNPQNLPGLSWHLALNTAVSFVANTNWQSYAGESTVSYFSQMAGLAVQNFLSAATGIAVAFALIRAFARQSATTLGNAWQDLTRVTLWVLMPIALIIALFFIQQGAIQNFSAYQPFTTLEGARQMLPMGPVASQEAIKMLGTNGGGFFNANSSHPFENPTALTNFVQMLAIFLIPAALCFAFGDAVGDARQGRAILWTMTVIFVVCVALVMWAETTGNPHFLTPGADSAANMEGKESRFGILASSLFAVVTTSASCGAVNAMHDSFTALGGMIPMWLMQIGEVVFGGVGSGLYGMLLFVLLGVFIAGLMIGRTPEYLGKKIDVREMKMTALAILVTPALVLLGTALAMMTDAGRAGMFNPGIHGFSEVLYAVSSAANNNGSAFGGLSANTPFWNLLLAFCMWFGRFLVIIPVMAIAGSLAAKKAQPASPGTLPTHGALFIGLLTGTVLLVGALTFIPALALGPVAEHLSFVK; encoded by the coding sequence CTGGCGAAACCGCTGGGCAGCCTGCTGGCCCGGCTGATTAACGGCGATCCCTTACCGGGCGTGGGCGGCGTGGAGCGTGTGCTCTGGGCCGTGCTCGGCATTCGTCAGGAGGAGATGGACTGGAAGCGCTATCTGCTGGCGATCCTGCTGTTTAATACGCTGGGTCTGGTGCTGCTGTTCACCATCCTGATGTGTCAGGGCGTTCTGCCGCTTAACCCGCAGAACCTGCCGGGGCTCTCCTGGCATCTGGCGCTCAATACGGCGGTGAGTTTCGTCGCCAATACCAACTGGCAATCTTACGCGGGCGAAAGCACCGTCAGCTATTTCAGCCAGATGGCGGGCCTCGCGGTGCAGAATTTCCTTTCGGCGGCGACCGGCATCGCGGTGGCGTTTGCGCTTATCCGCGCCTTTGCCCGCCAGTCGGCGACGACGCTTGGCAACGCCTGGCAGGATCTCACCCGCGTCACGCTGTGGGTGCTGATGCCGATCGCGCTGATTATCGCGCTGTTCTTTATTCAGCAAGGCGCTATTCAGAACTTCTCGGCCTACCAGCCCTTCACCACGCTGGAAGGCGCGCGCCAGATGTTGCCGATGGGGCCGGTGGCGTCGCAGGAGGCGATTAAAATGCTCGGCACCAACGGCGGCGGCTTCTTTAACGCCAACTCCTCGCACCCGTTTGAGAACCCGACCGCGCTAACCAACTTCGTGCAGATGCTGGCTATCTTTCTGATCCCGGCGGCGCTCTGCTTCGCCTTTGGCGATGCGGTGGGCGACGCGCGCCAGGGCCGCGCCATTCTCTGGACCATGACGGTGATTTTCGTGGTCTGCGTGGCGCTGGTAATGTGGGCCGAAACCACCGGCAATCCTCACTTCCTCACGCCTGGCGCCGACAGCGCCGCCAATATGGAAGGTAAAGAGAGCCGCTTTGGCATTCTCGCGAGCAGCCTGTTTGCCGTCGTCACTACGTCGGCCTCCTGCGGCGCGGTAAACGCCATGCATGACTCCTTTACCGCCCTCGGCGGCATGATCCCGATGTGGCTGATGCAGATTGGCGAAGTGGTCTTCGGTGGCGTCGGCTCCGGGCTGTACGGAATGCTGCTGTTCGTGCTGCTGGGCGTGTTTATCGCGGGCCTGATGATTGGGCGCACGCCGGAATACCTTGGCAAAAAAATCGACGTGCGCGAGATGAAAATGACCGCGCTGGCGATTCTGGTCACGCCTGCGCTGGTGCTGCTCGGCACGGCGCTGGCCATGATGACCGACGCGGGCCGGGCGGGCATGTTCAACCCCGGCATTCACGGCTTTAGCGAAGTGCTTTATGCCGTTTCGTCTGCCGCCAATAACAACGGCAGCGCCTTCGGCGGCCTTAGCGCCAACACGCCGTTCTGGAACCTGCTGCTGGCCTTTTGCATGTGGTTCGGCCGCTTCCTGGTGATTATCCCGGTGATGGCGATAGCCGGCTCGCTCGCCGCAAAAAAAGCGCAGCCCGCAAGCCCCGGCACGCTGCCCACCCACGGCGCGCTGTTTATCGGCCTGCTGACGGGCACGGTGCTGCTGGTCGGCGCCCTGACGTTCATCCCCGCCCTCGCCTTAGGCCCGGTCGCGGAACACCTTTCTTTTGTGAAATGA
- the ybfA gene encoding Uncharacterized protein ybfA, translated as MSLYKKYPAHQVFLRRALVLVVGIAALPVMLFWKDRARFYSYLHRVWSKTSDQPVWMAQAEQTACYFY; from the coding sequence ATGTCTTTATATAAAAAATATCCTGCGCATCAGGTCTTCCTGCGTCGCGCGCTGGTGCTGGTGGTTGGCATTGCGGCCCTGCCGGTGATGCTGTTCTGGAAAGATCGCGCGCGTTTCTACAGCTATCTGCATCGTGTGTGGTCGAAAACCAGCGATCAGCCGGTCTGGATGGCGCAGGCTGAACAAACCGCCTGCTATTTTTACTGA
- the phrB gene encoding Deoxyribodipyrimidine photo-lyase, which translates to MTTHLVWFRADLRVNDNLALAAACRDPDARVIGLFIATPQQWRDHTLAPRQAAFIHQNLEALQQALATRGIALFTREAPDFAAAVDALAAFCDEQQVAALFYNYQYELNEARRDAAVARRLEGRVACQGFDDSVMLPPGSAVTGNGEMYKVFTPYSRAFIRRLGEGLPPCVSAPKPRAGGALTDAPALAPFDYPCETPDGMLFPAGEEAALKRLRDFCRHDAGDYPEKRDFPAIRGTSLLSPYLAIGVLSPRQCLHRLLTEHPRALEGGSGAVWLNELIWREFYRHLIVAWPHLCRHQPFIDWTARVAWQRNDAHFQAWCEGNTGYPIVDAAMRQMNATGWMHNRLRMITASFLVKDLLVDWRRGERYFMSQLIDGDFAANNGGWQWAASTGTDAAPYFRIFNPTTQGQRFDAEGEFIRRWVPELSHIPGKAVHEPHVWAKKNGKALRYPQPIVDHKQARVATLAAYEAARKE; encoded by the coding sequence ATGACCACGCATCTGGTCTGGTTTCGCGCGGATTTGCGCGTTAACGACAACCTGGCGCTCGCCGCCGCCTGCCGGGACCCCGACGCGCGGGTTATCGGCCTGTTTATCGCCACCCCGCAGCAGTGGCGCGATCACACCCTCGCGCCGCGTCAGGCGGCATTTATTCACCAAAACCTGGAAGCGCTGCAACAGGCGCTGGCGACGCGGGGGATTGCGCTGTTTACGCGCGAGGCGCCCGATTTCGCCGCCGCCGTTGACGCGCTGGCCGCGTTTTGCGACGAGCAGCAGGTTGCGGCGCTCTTTTACAACTATCAGTATGAGCTGAACGAAGCGCGACGCGACGCCGCCGTGGCGCGCAGGCTGGAGGGCCGCGTCGCCTGTCAGGGCTTTGACGACAGCGTGATGCTGCCGCCCGGAAGCGCCGTGACCGGCAACGGCGAGATGTATAAAGTGTTCACCCCTTACAGCCGGGCGTTTATACGCCGTCTCGGCGAGGGGTTGCCGCCGTGCGTCAGCGCGCCGAAGCCACGCGCGGGCGGGGCGCTAACCGATGCGCCTGCGCTTGCGCCGTTTGATTATCCGTGTGAGACGCCGGACGGCATGCTCTTCCCGGCAGGTGAAGAGGCCGCGCTCAAACGCCTGCGCGACTTTTGCCGGCATGACGCAGGCGACTACCCGGAAAAACGCGATTTCCCGGCCATTCGCGGCACCAGTTTGCTGTCGCCCTATCTCGCCATTGGGGTGCTTTCCCCACGCCAGTGCCTGCATCGTCTGTTAACCGAACACCCGCGCGCGCTGGAAGGCGGCAGCGGGGCGGTATGGCTGAATGAGCTTATCTGGCGCGAATTCTACCGGCATTTGATCGTCGCCTGGCCGCACCTGTGCCGCCATCAGCCGTTTATCGACTGGACGGCGCGGGTGGCGTGGCAGCGCAACGACGCGCATTTTCAGGCATGGTGCGAAGGCAACACGGGGTATCCGATTGTCGACGCCGCGATGCGCCAGATGAACGCCACCGGCTGGATGCACAACCGGCTGCGGATGATCACTGCGAGCTTTCTGGTCAAAGACTTACTGGTCGACTGGCGGCGCGGCGAACGCTATTTTATGTCGCAACTGATTGATGGCGACTTTGCCGCCAATAACGGCGGCTGGCAGTGGGCCGCGTCTACCGGCACCGACGCCGCGCCCTATTTCCGCATCTTTAACCCCACGACACAGGGGCAGCGGTTTGACGCCGAGGGCGAGTTTATCCGCCGCTGGGTGCCGGAGCTTAGCCATATTCCCGGCAAGGCCGTGCATGAGCCGCATGTCTGGGCGAAGAAAAACGGTAAGGCGCTGCGTTACCCGCAGCCCATCGTCGACCATAAACAGGCGCGCGTTGCGACGCTCGCGGCGTATGAAGCGGCCCGCAAAGAATAA
- the ybgI gene encoding UPF0135 protein ybgI has product MKRPAKNKRETMKNSELEQLINDKLNSATFSDYAPNGLQVEGRDEVRRIVTGVTASQALLDEAVRLEADAVIVHHGYFWKGESPVVRGMKRNRLKTLLTNDINLYGWHLPLDAHPQLGNNVQLAQLLGIEVKGEIEPLVPWGELAMAVSGPEFASWLEARLGRRPLWCGDTGPDLIKRVAWCTGGGQSFIDSAARFGVDAFITGEVSEQTIHSAREQSLHFYAAGHHATERGGIRALSEWLNETTDLDVTFIDIPNPA; this is encoded by the coding sequence ATGAAGCGGCCCGCAAAGAATAAGAGAGAAACCATGAAAAACAGCGAACTGGAACAACTGATTAACGACAAACTCAACAGCGCCACGTTCAGCGACTACGCCCCGAACGGCTTACAGGTTGAGGGCCGCGACGAGGTGCGCAGAATCGTCACCGGCGTCACCGCAAGCCAGGCGCTGCTGGATGAAGCGGTGCGCCTGGAAGCGGACGCGGTGATTGTGCATCACGGTTATTTCTGGAAAGGGGAATCGCCGGTCGTACGCGGCATGAAGCGCAACCGCCTGAAAACGCTGCTGACTAACGACATAAACCTCTACGGCTGGCATCTGCCGCTCGATGCGCACCCGCAGCTTGGCAATAACGTCCAGCTGGCGCAGTTGCTCGGCATTGAAGTGAAGGGCGAGATCGAGCCGCTGGTGCCGTGGGGCGAGCTGGCGATGGCGGTGTCAGGCCCGGAGTTCGCCTCCTGGCTTGAAGCGCGTCTCGGCCGTCGTCCGCTGTGGTGCGGCGATACCGGGCCGGATCTGATTAAGCGCGTCGCCTGGTGTACCGGCGGCGGACAGAGCTTTATCGACAGCGCGGCGCGTTTCGGCGTCGACGCTTTTATCACTGGCGAAGTCTCCGAACAGACCATCCACTCGGCGCGCGAGCAGTCGCTGCATTTCTACGCGGCAGGCCACCACGCCACCGAGCGCGGCGGCATTCGCGCGCTCAGCGAATGGCTGAACGAAACCACCGATCTGGACGTGACCTTTATCGACATCCCGAATCCGGCTTAA
- the ybgJ gene encoding Uncharacterized protein ybgJ: MNTREENVQRARCYLLGESAVVLELEPPVTLASQQRIWGLVQRLAEVPAVVEVIPGMNNITVMLREPETMALDAIERLQRWWEESEAIIPDARRIEIPVVYGKDAGPDLAVVANHAGLSEKQVVEMHAQVDYVVYFIGFQPGFPYLGGLAPALATPRRAEPRLQVPAGSVGIGGSQTGIYPLPTPGGWQIIGHTPLALFNPHNNPPGLLAPGDTVRFVPQKEGVC, translated from the coding sequence ATCAATACAAGAGAGGAAAACGTGCAGCGAGCCCGTTGTTATCTGTTAGGCGAAAGCGCCGTGGTACTGGAGCTGGAGCCGCCCGTAACACTTGCCAGCCAGCAGCGCATCTGGGGGCTGGTGCAGCGCCTCGCAGAGGTCCCCGCCGTGGTGGAAGTCATTCCCGGCATGAATAACATTACCGTGATGCTGCGCGAGCCGGAAACGATGGCGCTGGACGCTATCGAGCGGCTGCAACGCTGGTGGGAGGAGAGCGAAGCCATCATCCCCGACGCGCGGCGCATCGAGATTCCGGTGGTGTACGGCAAAGACGCCGGGCCGGATTTGGCGGTTGTGGCGAACCACGCCGGGCTCAGTGAAAAGCAGGTGGTCGAGATGCACGCGCAGGTCGATTACGTGGTCTATTTTATCGGCTTTCAACCGGGCTTCCCGTATCTCGGCGGGCTGGCGCCGGCGCTTGCCACGCCGCGTCGCGCCGAGCCGCGTCTTCAGGTGCCCGCAGGCTCGGTCGGCATCGGCGGCAGCCAGACCGGCATCTATCCGCTGCCCACGCCTGGCGGCTGGCAGATTATTGGCCATACGCCGCTTGCGCTGTTTAACCCGCACAATAACCCGCCGGGCCTGCTCGCGCCGGGCGATACCGTGCGCTTCGTGCCGCAAAAGGAGGGCGTATGCTGA
- the ybgK gene encoding Uncharacterized protein ybgK: MLKIIRAGIHATLQDSGRFGLRQYGVSQCGALDGPSLQIANLLVGNDPHAAALEITLGQCVVEFTEDTWFALTGAGCDATLDERAVWTGWRLLARAGQRLSLKLPRRGMRSYLALAGGFDVPEVMGSRSTDVKAGVGGFEGRLLCDGDELPVNPPTRHFREARGVKQLLWGNRIRALPGPEYHEFSHEAKEAFWRTPWQLSPQSNRMGYRLHGHVLERTTERDLVSHGLLPGVVQVPHGGQPIVLMNDAQTTGGYPRIACVIDADRYNLAQLRLGEPIHFVQCSIEEALQARSDRARYLEQLAWRLNDED; this comes from the coding sequence ATGCTGAAGATTATTCGCGCGGGCATCCACGCCACTCTTCAGGACAGCGGTCGTTTCGGGCTGCGCCAGTATGGCGTGAGCCAGTGCGGCGCGCTGGATGGCCCGTCGCTGCAAATCGCCAATCTGCTGGTAGGCAACGATCCGCACGCGGCGGCGCTGGAGATAACGCTCGGTCAGTGCGTGGTGGAGTTCACCGAAGATACCTGGTTTGCGCTTACCGGCGCGGGCTGCGACGCGACGCTTGACGAACGCGCCGTCTGGACCGGCTGGCGGCTGCTCGCCCGCGCGGGCCAGCGCCTGAGCCTGAAGCTGCCGCGCCGCGGCATGCGCAGCTATCTGGCCCTGGCGGGCGGTTTCGACGTGCCGGAAGTCATGGGCTCGCGCAGTACCGATGTGAAAGCGGGCGTCGGCGGTTTTGAAGGGCGGCTCCTGTGCGACGGTGATGAACTGCCCGTCAATCCGCCGACGCGTCATTTCCGCGAGGCGCGCGGCGTGAAGCAACTGCTGTGGGGCAACCGCATTCGCGCGCTGCCGGGGCCGGAGTATCACGAATTCAGCCACGAGGCGAAAGAAGCCTTCTGGCGCACGCCGTGGCAGTTAAGCCCGCAGAGTAACCGCATGGGTTACCGGCTGCACGGTCATGTGCTGGAGCGCACCACCGAACGCGACCTGGTGTCTCACGGCCTGCTGCCGGGCGTGGTGCAGGTGCCGCACGGCGGGCAGCCCATCGTGCTGATGAACGACGCCCAGACTACTGGCGGCTATCCGCGCATCGCGTGCGTGATCGACGCCGATCGCTATAACCTGGCGCAACTGCGCCTGGGCGAGCCGATTCACTTCGTGCAGTGCTCCATCGAAGAGGCGCTACAGGCGCGCAGCGACCGGGCGCGTTACCTTGAACAACTGGCATGGCGGCTTAACGATGAAGATTGA
- a CDS encoding UPF0271 protein ESA_02634, with protein sequence MNNWHGGLTMKIDLNADLGEGCGNDALLMPLISSANIACGFHAGDAQTMRESVRLALAHGVAIGAHPGFADRENFGRTAMQLPPETIYAETLYQVGALAAIARAEGGRLAHVKPHGMLYNQAAKDAALADAIAQAVKDVDATLILVGLAGSELIRAGARYQLATREEVFADRGYLADGALVPRSEPGALIEDDDEAVSRTLMMVQEGRVRSRDGAWAAVNAQTVCLHGDGAHALAFARRLREAFDARQIQVSA encoded by the coding sequence TTGAACAACTGGCATGGCGGCTTAACGATGAAGATTGATCTTAACGCCGATCTCGGCGAAGGCTGCGGCAACGATGCGCTGCTGATGCCGTTGATTAGCTCCGCCAACATCGCCTGCGGCTTCCACGCGGGCGATGCGCAGACGATGCGCGAGAGCGTGCGGCTGGCGCTGGCGCACGGCGTGGCGATTGGCGCGCATCCGGGGTTTGCGGATCGTGAAAACTTCGGCCGCACGGCGATGCAGCTGCCGCCGGAGACGATTTACGCCGAGACGCTCTATCAGGTCGGCGCGCTCGCCGCCATCGCTCGCGCCGAGGGCGGCAGGCTGGCGCACGTGAAACCGCACGGGATGCTCTATAACCAGGCGGCGAAAGACGCAGCGCTTGCCGACGCCATCGCGCAGGCGGTGAAGGATGTTGATGCGACGCTGATTCTGGTGGGGCTGGCGGGCAGTGAGCTGATTCGCGCAGGCGCGCGTTATCAGCTCGCCACGCGCGAAGAAGTCTTCGCCGATCGCGGTTATCTGGCCGACGGCGCGCTGGTGCCGCGCAGCGAGCCGGGCGCGTTGATTGAGGATGACGACGAGGCGGTGTCGCGCACGCTGATGATGGTGCAGGAAGGGCGGGTGCGCAGCCGTGACGGCGCATGGGCGGCGGTGAATGCCCAGACGGTCTGCCTGCATGGCGACGGCGCGCACGCGCTGGCGTTCGCGCGCCGGTTACGCGAGGCGTTCGACGCGCGCCAGATTCAGGTCAGCGCGTGA
- the nei gene encoding Endonuclease 8 translates to MPEGPEIRRAADKLEAAVADKPLTHVWFAFPELKAFEAPLTGARVERFETRGKALLTHFSCGLTLYSHNQLYGVWRVVKAGETPQTTRSLRVRLETEDAAVLLYSASEIEMLDADGVAAHAFLQRVGPDVLDMSLTVEQVKERLLSPRFHRRQFSGLLLDQAFLAGLGNYLRVEILWQAQLAPRHKAIELNNMQLDALARACLEIPRLSYQTRGTVDENKHHGALFRFEVFHRAGKKCRRCGGIIEKTTLSSRPFYWCPGCQA, encoded by the coding sequence ATGCCGGAAGGACCGGAGATCCGCCGCGCGGCGGACAAGCTTGAAGCGGCGGTGGCGGATAAACCGCTGACCCATGTCTGGTTTGCCTTTCCTGAATTAAAAGCGTTTGAGGCGCCGCTGACCGGCGCGCGGGTGGAGCGATTCGAAACCCGCGGCAAAGCGCTGCTGACGCATTTTTCGTGTGGGCTGACGCTCTACAGCCATAACCAGCTGTATGGCGTCTGGCGCGTGGTAAAAGCGGGCGAAACGCCGCAAACGACGCGAAGCCTGCGCGTGCGGCTTGAAACCGAAGACGCCGCGGTGCTGCTTTACAGCGCCTCGGAAATTGAGATGCTGGACGCCGACGGCGTGGCGGCGCACGCGTTTTTGCAGCGCGTCGGGCCGGATGTGCTGGATATGTCGCTGACGGTGGAGCAGGTGAAGGAGCGGCTGTTAAGCCCGCGTTTTCACCGCCGTCAGTTCAGCGGGCTGCTGCTGGATCAGGCGTTTCTCGCGGGGCTTGGTAATTATCTGCGTGTCGAGATCCTCTGGCAGGCGCAGCTTGCGCCGCGTCATAAAGCAATAGAGTTGAATAACATGCAGCTTGATGCGCTGGCCCGCGCGTGTCTTGAGATCCCGCGGCTTTCCTACCAGACGCGCGGCACGGTGGATGAGAATAAGCACCACGGCGCGCTGTTTCGCTTCGAGGTGTTTCACCGCGCCGGGAAAAAATGCCGCCGCTGCGGGGGGATTATCGAGAAAACGACGCTGTCGTCGCGGCCGTTTTACTGGTGTCCGGGGTGCCAGGCGTAG
- the gltA gene encoding Citrate synthase, translating to MADIKANLTYNGDGAIELDVLKGTLGQDVIDIRSLGSKGVFTFDPGFTSTASCESKITFIDGDEGILLHRGFPIDQLATESNYLEVCYILLYGEKPTQEQYDEFRTTVTRHTMIHEQITRLFHGFRRDSHPMAVLCGVTGALAAFYHDSLDVNNPRHREIAAFRLLSKMPTVAAMCYKYSIGQPFVYPRNDLSYSGNFLNMMFSTPCEPYEVNPVLERAMDRILILHADHEQNASTSTVRTAGSSGANPFACIAAGIASLWGPAHGGANEAALKMLEEISSVEHIPEFVRRAKDKNDSFRLMGFGHRVYKNYDPRATVMRETCHEVLKELGTKDDLLEVAMELENIALNDPYFIEKKLYPNVDFYSGIILKAMGIPSSMFTVIFAMARTVGWIAHWNEMHSEGMKIARPRQLYTGYEQRDFQSDLTKR from the coding sequence ATGGCTGATATAAAAGCAAACCTAACCTACAACGGTGATGGTGCTATTGAACTGGATGTGCTAAAAGGCACGCTCGGTCAGGATGTAATCGATATCCGTAGTCTTGGTTCTAAAGGTGTTTTCACGTTTGACCCCGGCTTTACTTCTACCGCATCCTGCGAGTCCAAAATCACCTTTATTGATGGTGACGAAGGTATCCTGCTGCACCGCGGTTTCCCTATTGATCAGTTAGCCACTGAGTCCAACTATCTCGAAGTATGTTACATCCTGCTCTACGGCGAAAAGCCGACCCAGGAGCAGTATGACGAATTCAGAACCACCGTCACCCGCCACACCATGATCCATGAGCAGATCACGCGTCTGTTCCACGGTTTTCGTCGCGACTCACACCCGATGGCGGTGCTGTGCGGCGTGACCGGCGCGCTAGCGGCGTTCTACCACGATTCGCTGGACGTCAATAACCCGCGCCACCGTGAGATTGCGGCCTTCCGCCTGCTCTCCAAAATGCCGACTGTGGCGGCGATGTGTTACAAATATTCGATCGGCCAGCCGTTTGTGTATCCGCGTAACGACCTCTCCTACTCCGGTAACTTCCTGAATATGATGTTCTCGACGCCGTGCGAGCCTTACGAGGTGAACCCGGTGCTTGAGCGCGCGATGGATCGCATTCTGATCCTGCACGCGGATCATGAGCAGAACGCCTCGACGTCTACCGTGCGTACCGCCGGCTCCTCCGGCGCGAACCCGTTCGCGTGTATCGCCGCGGGCATCGCCTCCCTGTGGGGACCGGCGCACGGCGGCGCCAACGAAGCGGCGCTCAAGATGCTGGAAGAGATCAGCTCCGTTGAGCACATTCCGGAATTCGTGCGTCGCGCGAAAGATAAAAACGACTCTTTCCGCCTGATGGGCTTCGGTCATCGTGTTTATAAAAACTATGACCCGCGCGCCACCGTGATGCGTGAAACCTGCCACGAAGTGCTGAAAGAGCTGGGCACCAAAGACGATCTGCTGGAAGTGGCGATGGAGCTGGAAAACATCGCGCTGAACGACCCGTACTTCATCGAGAAGAAACTCTACCCGAACGTGGATTTCTACTCCGGCATCATCCTGAAAGCGATGGGCATTCCGTCGTCCATGTTTACCGTTATCTTCGCGATGGCGCGTACCGTGGGCTGGATTGCACACTGGAACGAGATGCACAGCGAAGGTATGAAGATCGCGCGTCCGCGTCAGCTGTATACCGGCTACGAGCAGCGTGATTTCCAGTCTGACCTGACGAAGCGCTAA